In Saimiri boliviensis isolate mSaiBol1 chromosome 12, mSaiBol1.pri, whole genome shotgun sequence, one genomic interval encodes:
- the LOC101027562 gene encoding ribosome biogenesis protein BMS1 homolog: MQAKDQKKHRKKNSGPKAEKKKKWHLRDLQLGDQEDARKRNPKAFAVRSTVQMAWSFHWIQALKTKKHHIPVVDRTPLEPPVVVMVMGPPKVGKSTWIQCLIASPPSRS, from the exons ATGCAGGCTAAGGACcagaagaaacacagaaagaaaaacagtgggcccaaagctgaaaagaaaaagaagtggcaTCTGCGGGATCTCCAGCTAGGAGACCAAGAAGATGCCCGGAAGAGAAATCCCAAAGCTTTTGCGGTTCGGTCTACTGTGCAGATGGCTTGGTCCTTTCACTG GATTCAGGCTTTGAAGACAAAGAAGCATCATATTCCAGTGGTTGATCGAACTCCACTAGAGCCCCcagtagtggtgatggtgatggggcCTCCAAAAGTTGGAAAGAGCACTTGGATACAGTGCCTCATCGCAAGTCCACCCAGCAGAAGTTGA